One genomic segment of Paenibacillus sp. FSL H8-0332 includes these proteins:
- the thpR gene encoding RNA 2',3'-cyclic phosphodiesterase, whose protein sequence is MSHLDPEQEVERLFVAVPLPDTLLEYLKNESARVSSRLKFARWTHFKDFHITLQFLGDTSRENIPSLYEALWKVARSSKGFQLKLGEWGTFGLPDSPRVLWAGVSGELEPLKELQQRVVSATLPLGYTPEMRTYNPHLTVARKYRGEDPFTLEQLENLRMDTKPSGQLLPDIGWTVDAFVVYATRMHAIPMYEMTEKFTFFST, encoded by the coding sequence ATGAGTCATTTGGACCCGGAGCAAGAAGTGGAGCGCCTGTTCGTTGCGGTGCCGCTGCCTGATACGCTGCTTGAATATCTGAAGAATGAGTCTGCCCGTGTGTCGTCAAGACTTAAATTTGCCAGATGGACACATTTCAAAGATTTCCATATTACGCTGCAATTTCTTGGAGATACCTCCAGGGAAAATATTCCATCTCTCTATGAGGCACTATGGAAGGTTGCGCGCTCAAGTAAAGGCTTTCAGCTGAAGCTCGGCGAATGGGGCACCTTCGGTCTTCCAGACTCGCCAAGAGTGCTTTGGGCCGGGGTTTCCGGCGAATTGGAGCCGCTGAAGGAGCTACAGCAAAGGGTGGTTTCTGCAACCCTTCCTCTAGGATATACTCCAGAGATGCGAACGTACAATCCCCATTTGACAGTAGCCCGCAAATATCGCGGAGAAGATCCGTTTACGCTGGAGCAGCTGGAAAATTTACGGATGGACACCAAGCCCTCGGGCCAATTACTTCCAGACATAGGCTGGACGGTAGATGCTTTTGTGGTGTATGCTACCAGGATGCATGCCATTCCTATGTATGAAATGACTGAAAAATTTACATTTTTCTCAACATAA
- a CDS encoding cell wall hydrolase has product MLIFKQSRYIALLVGVILVSFSAISLMNPEGSAATGENVIEMGKLNSASHQSVEQLIPQAASVLHRTSHSAAIHTPMLYTTAAKPVHTWTRTVSAGWLSPEKLQRKDAPKPASILTKPKVTVVKASPPVAQALRIAATGTKSVNVSKAVTQQHPPATLFFSRTKLLPKEQQAEATWSYAVSGEDLHLLQKIVMAEAEGEPYKGKVAVANVVLNRLRSANFPDTIREVIYQKRQFSPVGNGRLKRVKPNADSIKAVNAALMGVKEVTDDTYFFLSLTLAQDLTVHHSRTLAKTIGNHTFYK; this is encoded by the coding sequence ATGTTGATTTTCAAACAGAGCCGCTATATTGCGCTGCTGGTTGGTGTAATCCTAGTGTCTTTCTCAGCGATAAGTTTGATGAACCCCGAAGGATCTGCTGCTACCGGGGAGAATGTAATAGAAATGGGTAAGTTGAACTCTGCAAGCCACCAGTCTGTGGAGCAGCTTATTCCGCAAGCCGCATCCGTCCTGCACAGGACAAGCCATTCAGCCGCAATCCATACACCCATGCTCTACACCACAGCTGCCAAGCCTGTCCATACCTGGACCCGCACAGTGAGTGCAGGATGGTTAAGTCCCGAGAAGCTGCAGCGCAAGGATGCGCCTAAGCCGGCTTCCATTCTGACTAAGCCTAAGGTAACTGTGGTGAAAGCATCGCCGCCAGTGGCGCAAGCGCTGAGGATCGCGGCAACGGGGACGAAGAGTGTGAATGTAAGCAAAGCTGTAACTCAGCAACATCCCCCCGCAACATTGTTCTTCTCCCGGACCAAGCTACTACCCAAGGAGCAGCAAGCTGAAGCTACCTGGAGCTACGCCGTATCCGGAGAAGACCTGCATCTGCTGCAAAAAATCGTCATGGCAGAGGCAGAAGGCGAACCGTACAAGGGCAAAGTGGCAGTTGCCAACGTTGTTCTAAACCGGCTGCGGTCAGCCAATTTTCCCGACACGATTAGAGAAGTAATCTATCAGAAAAGGCAGTTCAGTCCTGTAGGCAATGGGCGTCTTAAGCGCGTCAAGCCAAATGCGGACAGCATTAAGGCTGTGAATGCAGCACTTATGGGGGTCAAAGAAGTTACAGATGATACGTATTTTTTCCTGTCGCTGACGCTGGCACAGGATCTTACCGTGCATCATTCCCGGACACTCGCCAAGACCATCGGCAATCATACTTTCTATAAATAA
- a CDS encoding glycosyltransferase → MRKKRVLLFSEGFGTGHTGAAYALAEGIRLLNPDVQCRVFELGKFLNPTVAPWILSAYRKTVSSQPKLVGMMYKTQYHKSLNRLTQLALHRIFYTHASQVIEQLRPDLIICTHPIPAAVISRLKRQGLDVPFYTLITDYDAHGSWVNAEANRYLVSTSKVKSILTGRGVPSELVTVTGIPVHPKFWESQGKTKLRKELGLADIPTALIMGGGWGLMFGKDIMNSLTARINEIQLIFCMGSNDKAITKMQANPLLNHPNVRILGYSSEINKLMDASDLLITKPGGMTCTEAQAKGIPMLFYNAIPGQEEKNSQYFVELGLAEMLDPGVVDKWFSMLLSEYAGFGGPQKRKTSPDLQQPQHCAATILKMLGKPAAEAAFSEAWSAPPPKARSEEAVYVTP, encoded by the coding sequence ATGCGAAAGAAAAGAGTACTGCTGTTTTCGGAAGGCTTCGGCACGGGCCATACAGGGGCAGCCTATGCTCTGGCTGAAGGAATACGACTGCTGAACCCCGATGTTCAGTGCCGGGTCTTCGAGCTCGGAAAATTCCTGAATCCTACGGTCGCTCCTTGGATTCTTTCCGCTTACCGCAAAACTGTCAGCAGCCAGCCGAAGCTGGTCGGCATGATGTATAAGACCCAATATCATAAATCACTCAACCGGTTGACCCAGCTGGCCCTTCACCGGATTTTTTATACCCATGCTTCTCAGGTCATTGAGCAGCTGCGGCCGGATCTGATTATCTGCACGCATCCGATTCCCGCTGCGGTCATCTCCAGGCTGAAGCGTCAGGGGCTGGATGTACCGTTCTACACGCTGATTACGGATTATGATGCCCATGGCAGCTGGGTGAATGCAGAAGCCAACCGATATCTGGTATCGACCTCAAAGGTCAAATCCATTCTTACAGGACGCGGCGTCCCCTCCGAGCTGGTGACCGTGACCGGAATTCCGGTGCATCCGAAATTCTGGGAGTCCCAGGGTAAGACTAAGCTGCGCAAAGAGCTGGGGCTCGCTGACATCCCGACTGCGCTTATTATGGGCGGCGGCTGGGGCCTGATGTTCGGCAAGGATATTATGAACTCGCTCACCGCCCGGATCAATGAGATCCAGCTTATCTTCTGTATGGGCAGCAACGACAAAGCTATAACCAAAATGCAGGCCAACCCCCTGCTGAACCATCCCAATGTAAGGATTCTCGGGTACAGCAGTGAGATTAACAAGCTGATGGATGCCTCCGATCTGCTGATCACGAAGCCCGGCGGAATGACCTGCACTGAAGCCCAGGCCAAGGGTATTCCCATGCTGTTCTACAATGCCATCCCGGGACAGGAAGAGAAGAACAGCCAGTATTTCGTTGAGTTGGGGCTGGCCGAGATGCTTGATCCGGGCGTCGTGGATAAATGGTTCTCCATGCTCCTAAGCGAATATGCCGGATTCGGAGGACCGCAGAAGCGCAAGACCTCTCCGGACCTCCAGCAGCCGCAGCACTGCGCTGCCACCATCCTCAAGATGCTGGGAAAGCCTGCTGCCGAAGCGGCCTTCTCCGAGGCGTGGAGCGCCCCGCCGCCCAAGGCACGGAGCGAAGAAGCCGTCTATGTCACTCCTTAA